The following coding sequences are from one Granulicella arctica window:
- the ilvD gene encoding dihydroxy-acid dehydratase, whose translation MSNELDPAKKYSTVLTEGPSRAAARSYFRSVGFTKEDLHKPIIGIANTWTEVGPCNFHLRDVAAAVKQGIREAGGTPMEFNTVTIHDGITMGTQGMKASLISREVIADSIELVTRGNSFDGIVCIAGCDKNMPAAIMALARLDIPGLMLYGGSIAPGHLKQPDGSSKEITILSVFEGMGAHAAGKINDAELEILEASACPGPGACGGQFTANTMAMAGEFLGISPMQITGVPAMSPEKHEASRQAGRLVMDLARKGLTPRKIMNRQSIDNAIAAVAASGGSTNAVLHLIAIAHELNIDITMEDFDRISEHTPFICDLSPGGKYAAKDYQEAGGSRVLVQRLLEKGLIKGDSITVTGNTLAEEAALAVETPNQPVIRTWDDALKPTGGLVILKGNLAPEGCVIKVAGHERIHHTGTARVFDSEDDCHAAVEAGKINPNDVCVIRYEGPKGGPGMREMLAVTAAIKGIPALSDTVALLTDGRFSGATRGLMAGHVAPEAFLGGPIAAVHEGDTITFDIPNRKLTLNVPDEEIAARLKNFKAPEPRFKRGVFAKYAATVSSASEGAVTT comes from the coding sequence ATGAGCAACGAACTCGATCCCGCAAAGAAATACTCCACCGTCCTCACCGAAGGACCCAGCCGCGCCGCTGCGCGCTCGTACTTCCGCAGCGTCGGCTTCACCAAAGAAGACCTGCACAAGCCCATCATCGGCATCGCCAACACCTGGACCGAGGTCGGCCCCTGCAACTTCCATCTCCGCGACGTCGCCGCCGCCGTCAAGCAGGGCATCCGCGAGGCCGGTGGTACGCCGATGGAGTTCAACACCGTCACCATCCACGATGGCATCACCATGGGCACGCAGGGCATGAAGGCATCGCTGATCTCCCGCGAAGTCATCGCCGACTCCATCGAGCTCGTCACCCGCGGCAACTCCTTCGACGGCATCGTCTGCATCGCCGGCTGCGATAAGAACATGCCCGCCGCCATCATGGCGCTCGCCCGCCTCGACATCCCCGGCCTCATGCTCTATGGCGGCTCCATCGCTCCCGGCCACCTCAAACAGCCCGACGGCTCCTCCAAAGAGATCACCATCCTCTCCGTCTTCGAAGGCATGGGCGCGCACGCCGCTGGCAAGATCAACGACGCCGAGCTCGAAATCCTCGAAGCCTCCGCCTGTCCCGGCCCCGGAGCCTGCGGCGGCCAGTTCACCGCCAACACCATGGCCATGGCCGGTGAGTTCCTCGGCATCTCGCCCATGCAGATCACCGGTGTCCCCGCCATGTCGCCCGAAAAGCACGAGGCATCCCGTCAGGCTGGCCGCCTCGTCATGGATCTCGCTCGCAAGGGCCTCACTCCACGCAAGATCATGAACCGTCAGTCCATCGACAACGCCATCGCGGCCGTCGCAGCCTCAGGCGGCAGCACCAACGCCGTGCTGCACCTCATTGCCATCGCCCACGAGCTCAACATCGACATCACGATGGAGGACTTCGATCGCATCTCCGAGCACACGCCCTTCATCTGCGACCTCTCGCCCGGCGGCAAGTACGCGGCGAAGGACTACCAGGAGGCAGGCGGCTCCCGCGTCCTCGTCCAGCGGCTCCTCGAGAAGGGTCTCATCAAGGGCGACAGCATCACCGTCACCGGCAACACCCTCGCCGAAGAGGCCGCGCTCGCCGTCGAGACCCCCAACCAGCCCGTCATCCGCACCTGGGACGACGCTCTCAAGCCCACCGGCGGGCTCGTCATCCTCAAGGGCAACCTCGCCCCCGAGGGCTGCGTCATCAAGGTCGCCGGACACGAGCGCATCCACCACACCGGCACCGCCCGCGTCTTCGACTCCGAGGACGACTGCCACGCCGCCGTCGAAGCCGGAAAGATCAACCCCAACGACGTCTGCGTCATCCGCTACGAAGGCCCCAAGGGCGGTCCCGGCATGCGCGAGATGCTCGCCGTCACCGCCGCCATCAAGGGCATCCCCGCACTGAGCGACACCGTTGCCCTCCTCACCGACGGCCGCTTCTCAGGAGCCACCCGCGGCCTCATGGCAGGCCACGTCGCCCCCGAAGCGTTCCTCGGTGGCCCCATCGCCGCCGTCCACGAAGGCGACACCATCACCTTCGACATCCCCAACCGCAAGCTAACCCTCAACGTCCCCGACGAAGAGATCGCCGCACGCTTGAAGAACTTCAAGGCCCCCGAGCCCCGCTTCAAACGCGGCGTCTTCGCCAAATACGCCGCCACCGTAAGCAGCGCCAGCGAAGGAGCTGTCACGACCTAA
- the leuD gene encoding 3-isopropylmalate dehydratase small subunit, whose protein sequence is MQPINVLSSIAIPMDISNIDTDQIIPKQFLKRIERTGYGEFLFYDWRYDLDTPDAAPPRADFALNQPAYQGARILIAGKNFGCGSSREHAAWALTDFGFLAVIAPSFADIFFSNAGKNGMVLVRLPESDVNLLSARSTANPAHKITINLEAQTITDDEGFSATFEIDPFRKYCLLNGLDDIGLTLRHESELDTYESKHDEEFWLAPKAGV, encoded by the coding sequence ATGCAGCCCATCAACGTCCTCTCCAGCATCGCCATCCCGATGGATATCTCCAACATCGACACCGACCAGATCATCCCCAAGCAGTTCCTCAAGCGCATCGAGCGCACCGGCTACGGCGAGTTCCTCTTCTACGACTGGCGCTACGACCTCGATACTCCGGACGCCGCTCCACCGCGCGCCGACTTCGCCCTCAACCAGCCTGCGTATCAAGGCGCGAGAATCCTCATCGCCGGCAAGAACTTCGGCTGCGGCAGCTCCCGCGAGCACGCCGCCTGGGCCCTCACCGACTTCGGCTTCCTCGCCGTCATCGCCCCCAGCTTCGCCGACATCTTCTTCTCAAACGCCGGTAAGAACGGCATGGTCCTCGTCCGCCTCCCCGAGTCCGACGTGAACCTCCTCAGCGCCCGCAGCACCGCCAACCCGGCGCACAAGATCACCATCAACCTCGAAGCCCAGACCATCACCGACGACGAAGGCTTCAGCGCCACCTTCGAGATCGATCCATTCCGCAAGTACTGCCTCCTGAACGGCCTCGACGACATCGGCCTCACCCTCCGTCACGAATCCGAACTCGATACCTACGAATCCAAACACGACGAAGAGTTCTGGCTGGCACCAAAGGCTGGCGTATGA
- the leuC gene encoding 3-isopropylmalate dehydratase large subunit, protein MSAAPKTLFEKVWQQHLVAEPQGEPALLYIDLHLVHEVTSPQAFEGLRLAGRKLRRPDRTVATVDHNVPTSSIEDRLHIVDQIASKQIQALRTNCADFGVELYDVQSPNQGIVHIIGPELGLTKPGMTIVCGDSHTSTHGAFGALAFGIGTSEVEHVMATQTLPQSKPQTFRISVEGDLPVGVTAKDIVLHIIGEIGTAGATGYVVEYAGSAIRALSMEGRMTVCNMSIEAGARAGMIAPDTTTFAYLNGRRFSPEASAWDKAVEHWSQLVTDEGATFDRELTIAASDITPTVSWGTSPGMVTGVKSTVPLPDPTASEADQKNFERALEYMDLKAGTPIEQITVDCVFLGSCTNGRIEDLRAAASVIRGYHVATTVRAMVVPGSQAVKAQAEQEGLDKVFTEAGFDWREPGCSMCLGMNPDILSPGERCASTSNRNFEGRQGRGGRTHLVSPQMAAAAAITGHFTDIRTWKFNDSKEAK, encoded by the coding sequence ATGAGCGCAGCACCAAAGACACTCTTCGAAAAAGTCTGGCAGCAGCACCTCGTCGCTGAGCCCCAGGGCGAACCCGCCCTGCTCTACATCGACCTGCACCTCGTCCATGAGGTCACCAGCCCCCAGGCATTCGAGGGACTCCGTCTCGCGGGCCGCAAGCTCCGCCGCCCAGACCGCACCGTCGCCACGGTGGACCACAACGTCCCCACCAGCAGCATCGAGGACCGCCTCCACATCGTCGACCAGATCGCCTCGAAGCAGATCCAGGCCCTCCGCACCAACTGTGCCGACTTCGGCGTCGAGCTCTACGACGTCCAATCCCCCAACCAGGGCATCGTCCACATCATCGGCCCTGAGCTCGGCCTCACCAAGCCCGGCATGACCATCGTCTGCGGCGACTCCCACACCAGCACCCACGGAGCCTTCGGCGCTCTGGCCTTCGGCATCGGCACCAGCGAAGTCGAGCACGTCATGGCCACCCAGACCCTCCCCCAGTCCAAGCCCCAGACCTTCCGCATCTCCGTCGAAGGCGATCTGCCCGTCGGCGTCACCGCGAAGGACATCGTTCTCCACATCATCGGCGAGATCGGCACCGCCGGAGCCACCGGCTACGTCGTCGAATACGCCGGATCTGCCATCCGAGCTCTCTCCATGGAGGGTCGCATGACCGTCTGCAACATGAGCATCGAGGCCGGTGCCCGTGCCGGCATGATCGCCCCCGACACCACCACCTTCGCCTACCTCAACGGCCGCCGCTTCTCTCCCGAAGCATCTGCCTGGGACAAGGCCGTCGAGCATTGGTCGCAACTCGTCACTGACGAAGGAGCAACCTTCGACCGCGAACTCACCATCGCTGCCTCCGACATCACCCCCACCGTCTCCTGGGGCACCTCGCCCGGCATGGTCACCGGAGTCAAATCGACCGTTCCGCTTCCCGACCCCACCGCCAGCGAGGCCGACCAGAAGAACTTCGAGCGGGCCCTCGAATACATGGACCTCAAAGCAGGCACGCCCATCGAACAGATCACCGTCGACTGCGTCTTCCTTGGCTCCTGCACCAACGGCCGCATCGAAGACCTCCGCGCCGCAGCCTCCGTCATCCGCGGCTACCACGTCGCTACCACCGTCCGCGCCATGGTCGTCCCCGGCTCGCAGGCCGTCAAAGCGCAGGCCGAACAGGAAGGTCTCGACAAGGTCTTCACCGAAGCAGGCTTCGACTGGCGCGAGCCCGGCTGTAGCATGTGCCTCGGCATGAACCCCGATATCCTGAGCCCCGGCGAGCGCTGCGCCTCCACCAGCAACCGCAACTTCGAAGGCCGCCAGGGCCGCGGTGGACGCACCCATCTCGTCAGCCCCCAGATGGCCGCCGCCGCCGCCATCACCGGCCACTTCACCGACATCCGCACATGGAAGTTCAACGACTCGAAGGAGGCGAAATAA